The stretch of DNA CGTTACGCTTTTGTTTAAATATAATAGGCCCCTTAGATTCAAGTTTGATAAAAATACCAAGAATAGGAATCAACCAACTTAAAACAAAGATAATAACGAAGGAAGAAAAAACAATATCAAATCCACGTTTTACCCATTTAATATCGGTTTGAAAAGGGATTTCACGTAAGGCGAAGACCGGAATATAGTCGTAATATTGTAATACTAGATTTTGTCCGTAATCTACCTTAGGATCGGGAATAAACTTGATTTCAATTAAATTATTTTCTGCAAAACGAATAAGCTTATTAATCTCTTCTACTTTTAGTTCTCCCACATTGCAGTAGATTTGATGAAGGTTAATTTTTTCGGCGAAAGCAGGAATATCATCAATATTTCCTAAAAGAGGTAAATCTGTTTCTTTATTTGAGAAAAAACCTTGAAATCTGTATCCATATTCTCTTCTGCTTTCAAAAAAATCAGCTAGTTTTTTTGCGTTTTCTGCCATTCCAACAATAACTACATTTCTAAAGTTACCACCTAAAATACGGTATCGTTTTATGAAAAAGTAGGAGAGAGCACGAAGTAGAATAACTGAGTTTGCCAAAAAGAAGAGCATTTGAAAAATATAATCAACAAGGTTCTCCGATAAATTAATTCTGTATATAGTAAAAAATGCAAAAGCCATAAATGAAAAGACCAGCATTTGTTTAAGAATATCTTTAATAATTCTGGTGAATTTTGTTAATCTGAAGATATGATAAATTCCTAAAATATTAGCTGATAAAAACCAGCCTAAATTCATCATTAATAAAAAATTAACGACTTCTATACCTCGTATAGCATCAGGCAGAATGATAAAAAGATAAAGCAATAGGTTTAAAACTAGAAGATCGAGTACAACAGTAGAGGGACGCAAGTAACTTGAGTAGCGAGTTTTCATAAATTTTTATGGAAATAATTACATATGCAAAAGTATAACGAAAATAAATACTGATTATTTTATTCCAATAAAAAAATATAAAATATTTGAATTAGTCTTGTTTATTCTGCTGGTATGTAGCCAATAAAGGAAATAAAATAAAACTGACAACACCTTTTTGCCTAAAAAGATAGGATTCCGTTAAGGCAAATGAAATAAACAAAAGCCCTACACCTAAAAGTAAGATATTTTTGTTTGTTAACGGATAAAGCACAAAGAAATAAAGCATAAGCAATATCAAAATCCCTCCAAATATTCCTAGCTCAATTAAAATTTGAGTGTATTGATTGTGTAAGTTGTATACGAAATAACCATCGTTTTCTCCCTTTCCGGTGGGCCCACGGTATAAATCGTATTCTGTGTATTTTTGATTTAAAAATGGCTGACTTGCTCCAAAACCAGTGCCCAAGGTGCTGTTGAAATTGGTTTCATGCTCAATTTCATAAAAACAACGTAATTGGAAGAGACGTAAAGTAAGTCCGTTCCAATAGTGTGCCGGTCCAAAATATTCTTTTTCAAAAACATCTTCTATTTGTTTATAATTCAGTATTTCTTTAAATCTATTTTTTGTGAAAGTACTAGTTCCTATCAAAGCTACTGCACTGATAACTAAAAGAATACCGAGACTTAATTTTTTTTTACTAAATCCCGATGTTTTAAGGTATTTGATAAAGAATAAAAGACTTATCAGAATAAGAATACTCAAAATCATTTTGGAGCTTAATAAGAGCTGAAAACCAAATAATAATATTGTCAGAGAAATATCAAGAGTCTTGCTTTTACTTTCTTTGAAAAGGACGGTATACAATAAGAAGATATAGACGAGCCCAAATAGCAGAGCGATATAGATGGCATTAGCCTCAAGAGGGGCTGTTAATTTGTGATAGAAGAAGGTTTCGGTATCTTGTGTTTCTTGATAACGAAAATAAGCCAAGAGTGTAAGAATTAGACCATATAGTAAAAATATTATTGCTGAAATACGAACGGTTTTGTCAATATCTTTAAAAGAAAAAAAAAGTTTATAGCCAATCGAAAAAAGTAAGAAGGGTAAAAGTTTAATAATAGATTCAAAAGTTTCAAGCTTATCTTCCGACCAAAAATAGGAGATGCATGAGAAAAGAAAAAATAATAAATAAAGCCAAGAAATCTTAGGAAAGCTAATTTTGAATTCTTTATACAAGCGGATGATAACAATTAGTGCTGTAAGCAGAAGTATTTTAGAATTCCAATGCTCGGCTAATGGTAATGTTATTAAAATCAATAACAAGAGCGCATCATTAATATTATATTTTTTTAAGAAGGCAAGCATGATTCTAAAAACGATTCGTAACTTGAATTAATTGTATCCCAAGAAAACTCTTCAAGAACTTTTTTCCTATTTTTCTCTTTTCTCTTTTCGCAATCTGTTGGAAGTTCTACGTTTAGCAATTTAGTAATATCTGCTGAAGTTTGAAAATAGAATGCTTCTTCATCTAGGATAGATCTATTAAAAGGGTTGTCGTGTGCGCAAATACAGGCTTTGGAAGCCATTGCTTCCAGTAAAGAAGGGTTAGTCCCTCCAACACTATGCCCGTGAAAATAAAGACGCGCGTGCTCACGTAAATAATTCAGTGCCGGCAGATTGT from Bacteroidales bacterium encodes:
- a CDS encoding glycosyltransferase, with translation GITSEYIAYGVHNDQKQDSDLFYKLKLKSGEYSMLIARMEPENNIETILDGFEKSSVNQPFIVVGNPENKFGKKLQKKYQSNKNIQFIGPIYNLPALNYLREHARLYFHGHSVGGTNPSLLEAMASKACICAHDNPFNRSILDEEAFYFQTSADITKLLNVELPTDCEKRKEKNRKKVLEEFSWDTINSSYESFLESCLPS
- a CDS encoding exopolysaccharide biosynthesis polyprenyl glycosylphosphotransferase gives rise to the protein MKTRYSSYLRPSTVVLDLLVLNLLLYLFIILPDAIRGIEVVNFLLMMNLGWFLSANILGIYHIFRLTKFTRIIKDILKQMLVFSFMAFAFFTIYRINLSENLVDYIFQMLFFLANSVILLRALSYFFIKRYRILGGNFRNVVIVGMAENAKKLADFFESRREYGYRFQGFFSNKETDLPLLGNIDDIPAFAEKINLHQIYCNVGELKVEEINKLIRFAENNLIEIKFIPDPKVDYGQNLVLQYYDYIPVFALREIPFQTDIKWVKRGFDIVFSSFVIIFVLSWLIPILGIFIKLESKGPIIFKQKRNGLNNGEFEVYKFRSMYTNGFSDKKQTSVNDQRLTKVGKFIRRTSIDEMPQFINVLLGSMSVVGPRPHPIFLTDQYAKIIDKYMVRHFVKPGVTGLAQIKGFRGEVQDAEQMRNRIRLDKFYIENWSLLLDIEIVIKTFINSFKRNQNVY
- a CDS encoding O-antigen ligase family protein, yielding MLAFLKKYNINDALLLLILITLPLAEHWNSKILLLTALIVIIRLYKEFKISFPKISWLYLLFFLFSCISYFWSEDKLETFESIIKLLPFLLFSIGYKLFFSFKDIDKTVRISAIIFLLYGLILTLLAYFRYQETQDTETFFYHKLTAPLEANAIYIALLFGLVYIFLLYTVLFKESKSKTLDISLTILLFGFQLLLSSKMILSILILISLLFFIKYLKTSGFSKKKLSLGILLVISAVALIGTSTFTKNRFKEILNYKQIEDVFEKEYFGPAHYWNGLTLRLFQLRCFYEIEHETNFNSTLGTGFGASQPFLNQKYTEYDLYRGPTGKGENDGYFVYNLHNQYTQILIELGIFGGILILLMLYFFVLYPLTNKNILLLGVGLLFISFALTESYLFRQKGVVSFILFPLLATYQQNKQD